From Paracoccus aminovorans, one genomic window encodes:
- the tsaE gene encoding tRNA (adenosine(37)-N6)-threonylcarbamoyltransferase complex ATPase subunit type 1 TsaE produces the protein MTLLATLDPADADLTACLGRVMAAVLKPGDVLALQGPVGAGKTHFARAFIRARQGEAAEDVPSPTFTLVQTYADPLGTEIWHADLYRLTHPDELAELGLDEAMREAIVLIEWPEHGGPLPEPLTVALEPHVDFPELRRITLSGSEPHWGFATRLPVIARLIHRAGWAGARLFPLAGDASSRRYFRLLDGDRSAVLMDAAPGTTDGYVAMTQWLRHRDFHAPEILAADQIEGLLLLEDLGDDLVARVLEADPALAPRIYDRMTDLLVDLHRQAPPDFVPRLDGPELARQVGLFAEHYPAAAGTPGLGADVAPVVEALHEALCETIPPVLGLRDFHAENLVWMGDKPLGLLDFQDAVAVHPAYDLVSGLQDARREVAPDIEAAQIARYVAATGMEDARFRAAYALLGAQRNLRILGIFTRLAQEEGKRRYLAFMPRVWAALQRDLAHPALAPLAAALQGIPAPTPKVIERIAG, from the coding sequence ATGACCCTGCTTGCGACGCTCGACCCCGCCGATGCCGACCTGACCGCCTGCCTGGGCCGCGTCATGGCGGCGGTGCTGAAACCCGGCGACGTCCTGGCCCTGCAAGGGCCGGTCGGCGCCGGCAAGACCCATTTCGCCCGCGCCTTCATCCGCGCCCGCCAGGGCGAGGCGGCCGAGGACGTGCCCAGCCCGACCTTCACCCTGGTCCAGACCTATGCCGACCCGCTGGGGACCGAGATCTGGCACGCCGACCTCTATCGCCTGACCCATCCCGACGAGCTGGCCGAGCTCGGCCTCGACGAGGCCATGCGCGAGGCCATCGTGCTGATCGAATGGCCCGAGCATGGCGGCCCCCTGCCCGAGCCGCTGACCGTGGCGCTGGAGCCGCATGTCGATTTCCCCGAACTGCGCCGGATCACCCTGTCGGGGTCCGAGCCGCATTGGGGTTTCGCGACCCGCCTGCCGGTGATCGCGCGGTTGATCCATCGCGCCGGCTGGGCGGGGGCGCGACTGTTCCCGCTGGCCGGCGATGCCTCGTCGCGGCGCTATTTCCGGCTGCTCGACGGGGATCGCAGCGCGGTGCTGATGGATGCCGCCCCCGGCACCACCGACGGTTACGTGGCGATGACGCAATGGCTGCGCCACCGCGATTTCCACGCACCCGAGATCCTGGCCGCCGACCAGATCGAGGGGCTGTTGCTGCTGGAAGACCTCGGCGACGACCTGGTCGCCCGGGTGCTGGAGGCCGATCCGGCGCTGGCGCCGCGCATCTACGACCGCATGACCGACCTCCTGGTGGATCTGCACCGCCAAGCGCCGCCGGATTTCGTCCCACGCCTGGACGGGCCGGAGCTGGCGCGGCAGGTCGGGCTGTTCGCCGAACACTATCCCGCCGCCGCCGGCACCCCCGGTCTTGGCGCCGATGTCGCCCCCGTCGTCGAGGCGCTGCACGAGGCGCTTTGCGAGACCATTCCGCCGGTCCTGGGCCTGCGCGACTTTCATGCCGAGAATCTGGTCTGGATGGGCGACAAGCCCTTGGGCCTGCTGGATTTCCAGGATGCGGTGGCGGTGCATCCGGCCTATGACCTGGTCTCGGGCCTGCAGGACGCCCGTCGCGAGGTGGCGCCGGACATCGAGGCCGCGCAGATCGCCCGCTATGTCGCGGCGACCGGCATGGAGGACGCCCGCTTTCGCGCCGCCTATGCGCTGCTGGGCGCGCAGCGCAACCTGCGCATCCTGGGCATCTTCACCCGGCTGGCGCAGGAAGAGGGCAAGCGCCGCTACCTGGCCTTCATGCCCCGGGTCTGGGCGGCGTTGCAGCGCGACCTGGCGCATCCCGCGCTGGCGCCGCTGGCGGCGGCGCTGCAAGGCATCCCCGCGCCCACGCCAAAGGTGATCGAAAGGATCGCCGGATGA
- the dapB gene encoding 4-hydroxy-tetrahydrodipicolinate reductase: MDKPGIVIAGASGRMGQMLARTVLDSDQARLVGAIERPGSPWVGRDLGEAMGGPALGIVVTDDAVEAIAKAQALIDFTTPAATVAFAELTAQARAVHVIGTTGLQPADLEKLKAAARHAPIIRAGNMSLGVNLLVGLTRRVAAALGEDWDVEVVEAHHNRKVDAPSGTALMLGAAAAEGRGRSLDELRTPAREGITGAREKGSIGFAAIRGGDVVGEHDVIFATAGERVVLRHVATDRAIFARGALRAALWGQDKGPGEYDMADVLGL, encoded by the coding sequence ATGGACAAACCGGGAATCGTGATTGCGGGCGCCTCGGGGCGCATGGGGCAGATGCTGGCGCGCACGGTGCTGGACTCGGACCAGGCGCGGCTGGTCGGCGCCATCGAGCGGCCCGGCAGCCCCTGGGTCGGCCGCGACCTGGGCGAGGCGATGGGCGGCCCGGCGCTGGGGATCGTGGTCACCGACGATGCGGTCGAGGCCATCGCCAAGGCGCAGGCGCTGATCGACTTCACCACGCCGGCGGCGACGGTGGCCTTCGCCGAGCTGACGGCGCAGGCCCGCGCGGTGCATGTCATCGGCACCACGGGCTTGCAGCCGGCCGATCTGGAAAAGCTGAAGGCTGCCGCCCGCCACGCCCCGATCATCCGCGCCGGCAACATGAGCCTGGGCGTCAACCTGCTGGTCGGGCTGACCCGGCGCGTGGCCGCCGCCCTGGGCGAGGATTGGGACGTCGAGGTGGTCGAGGCCCATCACAATCGCAAGGTGGACGCGCCCTCGGGCACCGCCCTGATGCTGGGCGCCGCCGCCGCCGAGGGGCGCGGCCGCAGCCTGGACGAATTGCGCACCCCGGCGCGCGAGGGCATCACCGGCGCCCGCGAAAAGGGCAGCATCGGCTTTGCCGCCATTCGCGGCGGCGACGTGGTGGGCGAACATGACGTGATCTTCGCCACCGCGGGCGAGCGCGTGGTCCTGCGCCATGTCGCCACCGACCGGGCGATCTTTGCCCGCGGCGCGTTGCGGGCGGCGCTTTGGGGCCAGGACAAGGGGCCGGGCGAATATGACATGGCGGATGTGCTTGGCCTGTGA
- the rbfA gene encoding 30S ribosome-binding factor RbfA, protein MAQNRFHSGTGPSQRQLRVGELIRRTLSDVLLRADVHDPDLNRHSITVGEVRTSPDLKVATAYVLPLGGHDAEDALAALRRNAPELRHLVAKAMTLKYAPQLRFVLDETFDRMDETRRLLNEDRVRRDVEHDDADDED, encoded by the coding sequence ATGGCACAGAACCGCTTTCATTCCGGCACCGGCCCCTCGCAGCGCCAGCTTCGCGTGGGCGAGCTGATCCGCCGCACGCTTTCCGACGTCCTGCTGCGCGCGGATGTCCACGACCCCGACCTGAACCGGCATTCGATCACGGTGGGCGAGGTCCGCACCTCGCCCGACCTCAAGGTCGCGACGGCCTATGTGCTGCCGCTGGGCGGCCATGACGCCGAGGACGCGCTGGCCGCGCTGCGCCGCAACGCGCCCGAGCTGCGCCACCTGGTCGCCAAGGCGATGACGCTGAAATACGCGCCGCAGCTGCGTTTCGTGCTGGACGAGACCTTCGACCGCATGGACGAGACCCGGCGCCTGCTCAACGAGGATCGCGTGCGCCGCGACGTGGAACACGACGACGCCGACGATGAGGATTGA
- a CDS encoding phosphodiester glycosidase family protein encodes MRIELKRRLGLALGALIAMTLPAVAGICEKRAFDGQGYVVCTLSAAQEPGLKLWLNGADGRVLGDFTAVRRSLAPGEVLAFAMNAGMYHADYSPVGLYVSEGEKAHDLVTGASKDNFGMLPNGVFCAGGARPYQVIESRAFGKAQPQCRIATQSGPMLVIDGALHPRFLVDSDSRYVRNGVGVSPDGQTAWFAISDRAVTFHEFGRLFRDGLGARDALYFDGSISRLYAPALGRADFGRRLGPIIGYTEQE; translated from the coding sequence ATGAGGATTGAGCTGAAGCGCCGGCTGGGGCTCGCGCTTGGTGCGCTGATCGCCATGACCCTGCCCGCCGTGGCCGGGATCTGCGAAAAGCGCGCCTTCGACGGGCAGGGCTATGTCGTCTGCACGCTTTCCGCCGCGCAGGAGCCGGGGCTGAAGCTGTGGCTGAACGGGGCCGACGGCCGGGTGCTGGGCGATTTCACCGCCGTCCGTCGCAGCTTGGCGCCGGGTGAGGTGCTGGCTTTCGCCATGAACGCCGGCATGTATCACGCGGATTATTCCCCGGTCGGGCTTTACGTCAGCGAAGGCGAAAAGGCCCATGACCTGGTCACCGGCGCCAGCAAAGACAATTTCGGCATGCTGCCCAACGGCGTCTTCTGCGCCGGCGGCGCGCGGCCCTATCAGGTGATCGAAAGCCGCGCCTTCGGCAAGGCCCAGCCGCAATGCCGCATCGCCACGCAATCCGGGCCGATGCTGGTCATCGACGGCGCGCTGCACCCGCGCTTCCTGGTCGATTCGGACAGCCGCTATGTCAGGAACGGCGTCGGCGTCTCGCCGGACGGGCAAACGGCCTGGTTCGCGATCTCGGACCGCGCCGTGACCTTCCACGAATTCGGCCGGCTGTTCCGCGACGGCCTCGGCGCCCGCGATGCACTTTACTTTGACGGCTCGATTTCCAGGCTGTATGCCCCCGCGCTTGGCCGCGCCGATTTCGGACGCCGGCTGGGACCGATCATCGGCTATACGGAACAGGAATAA
- the truB gene encoding tRNA pseudouridine(55) synthase TruB translates to MARKKGREIHGWLIVDKPAGVGSTDVVGKVRWALDAKKAGHAGTLDPDATGVLAIALGEATKTVPILTEALKAYDFTVNWGAETASDDASGAVLKTSDIRPDEAAIRAALPRFTGEIMQVPPAVSAVKVEGERAYDLAREGETVELAARPLWVESLELLGTTPDTADLRMVCGKGGYVRAIARDLGRTLGCLGHVARLRRIWSGPFDAEQGIAFDRIDRANQAEIEAALLPLQAALADLPQMQATEMGATRILNGNPGQVLGHAEFGEEVWVARQGRALCIGRYMGGEVQPSRVFNL, encoded by the coding sequence ATGGCACGGAAAAAAGGGCGTGAGATCCACGGTTGGCTGATCGTGGACAAGCCCGCGGGCGTGGGCTCGACTGACGTGGTGGGCAAGGTCCGCTGGGCGCTGGACGCGAAGAAGGCCGGCCACGCCGGCACGCTGGACCCGGATGCGACCGGGGTGCTGGCCATCGCGCTGGGTGAGGCGACCAAGACCGTGCCGATCCTGACCGAGGCGCTGAAGGCCTATGACTTCACCGTCAACTGGGGCGCCGAGACCGCCAGCGACGACGCTTCGGGTGCGGTGCTGAAAACCAGCGACATCCGCCCGGACGAAGCCGCGATTCGCGCCGCCCTGCCGCGCTTTACCGGAGAGATCATGCAGGTCCCGCCCGCCGTCTCGGCCGTCAAGGTCGAGGGCGAGCGCGCCTATGACCTTGCGCGCGAAGGCGAGACGGTCGAGCTCGCCGCCCGCCCGCTTTGGGTGGAATCGCTGGAACTGCTGGGCACCACGCCCGACACCGCCGACCTGCGCATGGTCTGCGGCAAGGGCGGCTATGTCCGCGCCATCGCCCGCGACCTGGGCCGGACCCTGGGCTGCCTTGGCCATGTCGCGCGCCTGCGCCGGATCTGGTCGGGCCCCTTCGACGCCGAGCAGGGCATTGCCTTCGACCGCATCGACCGCGCCAACCAGGCCGAGATCGAGGCCGCGCTGCTGCCCCTGCAAGCCGCGCTGGCCGACCTGCCGCAGATGCAAGCGACCGAGATGGGCGCCACCCGCATCCTGAACGGCAACCCCGGCCAGGTTCTGGGCCATGCCGAGTTCGGCGAGGAAGTCTGGGTCGCCCGTCAGGGCCGCGCACTCTGCATCGGCCGCTACATGGGCGGCGAGGTCCAGCCGAGCCGGGTTTTCAACCTCTGA
- a CDS encoding MBL fold metallo-hydrolase, translating to MTATGFSRRGVLMAGGSLPLLLTAPALAQAAPEPESPAFVGKAHRINLGGFELTTLLGGTGMSQDPIATFGLNADPAEFEALSKANFIPSDRTGGSYTPTLLRTPDALVLFDTGIEPGNTVASLAAAGVKPEDVTHVVLTHMHGDHIGGLMDGDAPVFANAELVAARAEADYWAANPGDAYSAKVAPLIGKARLFDEDGEILPGIRSEAAHGHTPGHTTYLLESEGARLLLTGDSFNHYVYSVQRPAWHVRFDVDKDMGAATRRRVLVRLANEMIPFVGYHMPFPALGFIAPNSAGAWRYQPATYQFD from the coding sequence ATGACCGCAACCGGATTCAGCCGCCGCGGAGTGCTGATGGCAGGCGGCAGCCTGCCGCTGCTGCTGACGGCCCCGGCCTTGGCCCAGGCCGCGCCCGAGCCCGAGAGCCCCGCTTTCGTCGGCAAGGCGCATCGCATCAACCTGGGCGGTTTCGAACTGACCACCCTGCTGGGCGGCACCGGCATGAGCCAGGACCCGATCGCGACCTTCGGGCTGAACGCCGATCCGGCCGAGTTCGAGGCGCTGAGCAAGGCGAATTTCATCCCCTCGGACCGCACCGGCGGCTCTTATACGCCCACGTTGCTGCGCACGCCGGATGCGCTGGTGCTGTTCGACACCGGCATCGAGCCGGGCAATACCGTCGCCTCTCTGGCTGCCGCCGGGGTCAAGCCCGAGGATGTCACCCATGTCGTGCTGACCCATATGCACGGCGATCATATCGGCGGGCTGATGGACGGGGACGCCCCGGTCTTTGCCAATGCCGAACTGGTCGCCGCGCGCGCCGAGGCGGATTACTGGGCAGCCAATCCGGGCGATGCCTATAGCGCCAAGGTGGCGCCGCTGATCGGCAAGGCGCGGCTTTTCGACGAGGATGGCGAGATCCTGCCCGGCATCCGGTCCGAGGCCGCGCATGGCCATACGCCCGGGCATACCACCTATCTGCTGGAAAGCGAGGGCGCGCGGCTTTTGCTGACCGGGGACAGCTTCAACCATTACGTCTATTCGGTGCAGCGCCCGGCGTGGCATGTGCGCTTCGACGTGGACAAGGATATGGGTGCCGCGACGCGCCGGCGGGTGCTGGTGCGGCTGGCGAACGAGATGATCCCCTTCGTCGGCTATCACATGCCTTTCCCGGCGCTGGGCTTCATCGCGCCGAACAGCGCCGGAGCCTGGCGCTATCAGCCGGCCACCTATCAGTTCGACTAG
- a CDS encoding RluA family pseudouridine synthase, translated as MSFVYQPTSDQPRIIHADHEILVVDKPAGLLSVPGRGEDRADCLIARLRAAFPTVLLVHRLDLDTSGVMVFGLTPHAQRHLSKQFEDRRTKKAYVARLWGRLEPRAGSVDLPLIVDWPNRPRQKVDHAEGRPAQTDWRVMKAGDAETRVRLMPLTGRSHQLRVHMAALGHPILGDPLYAEGAAADFPRLMLHAESLRFKHPESGVMLSFSAPVPF; from the coding sequence ATGAGTTTCGTCTATCAGCCCACCTCCGACCAGCCGCGGATCATCCATGCCGATCACGAGATCCTGGTCGTGGACAAGCCCGCCGGCCTGCTGTCGGTGCCCGGACGCGGCGAGGATCGCGCCGATTGCCTGATCGCCCGGTTGCGGGCGGCCTTTCCGACCGTGCTGCTGGTGCATCGGCTGGACCTGGACACCTCGGGGGTGATGGTCTTCGGCCTGACGCCACATGCGCAGCGCCACCTGTCCAAGCAGTTCGAGGACCGGCGGACGAAAAAGGCCTATGTCGCCCGGCTGTGGGGCCGGCTGGAGCCCAGGGCCGGCAGCGTGGACCTGCCGCTGATCGTGGACTGGCCGAACCGCCCCCGGCAGAAGGTCGATCACGCCGAGGGACGGCCGGCGCAGACCGATTGGCGGGTGATGAAGGCCGGCGATGCCGAGACCCGGGTGCGGCTGATGCCCCTGACCGGGCGCAGCCACCAGTTGCGGGTGCATATGGCGGCGCTGGGCCATCCGATCCTGGGCGACCCGCTTTATGCCGAGGGCGCGGCGGCGGATTTCCCGCGGCTGATGCTGCATGCCGAGAGCCTGCGCTTCAAGCATCCCGAAAGCGGGGTCATGCTGAGCTTCTCGGCCCCGGTGCCGTTCTGA
- a CDS encoding GFA family protein translates to MNASPETEFTGHCLCGRIRFRGTYDAGNDLKACHCGQCRRWSGHVWAAILPKTLEIEGAPKWFRASDIARRGFCGDCGSSLFWQRDGSEVIDVAAGAIDAPTGLRLLGHIFVADKGDYYQIADGLPQNPSE, encoded by the coding sequence ATGAATGCTTCGCCCGAGACTGAGTTCACCGGCCATTGCCTTTGCGGCAGGATCCGCTTTCGCGGCACCTATGACGCCGGCAACGACCTGAAGGCCTGCCATTGCGGCCAGTGCCGGCGCTGGTCGGGCCATGTCTGGGCCGCCATCCTGCCGAAGACGCTGGAAATCGAGGGCGCGCCGAAATGGTTCCGCGCCTCGGACATCGCCCGGCGCGGCTTTTGCGGCGATTGCGGCTCGTCGCTGTTCTGGCAGCGCGACGGGTCCGAGGTGATCGACGTGGCGGCGGGCGCCATCGATGCGCCCACCGGGTTGCGGCTGCTGGGCCATATCTTCGTCGCCGACAAGGGCGATTACTACCAGATCGCCGACGGCCTGCCGCAGAACCCCAGCGAATAG
- a CDS encoding GAF domain-containing protein, producing the protein MPDYDALAARIRALTHGETDEVALMATLACEIHHADARFDWTGFYRVTAPELLKIGPYQGGHGCLTIPFARGVCGAAARTRQIQRVADVDAFPGHIACASSTRSELVIPVVGPGDRLLGVLDIDSDRPAAFTDEDAHRLQEILDECFARD; encoded by the coding sequence ATGCCCGACTATGACGCCCTCGCCGCCCGCATCCGCGCCCTGACCCATGGCGAGACCGACGAGGTCGCGCTGATGGCGACGCTCGCCTGCGAAATCCACCACGCGGATGCGCGTTTCGACTGGACCGGCTTCTATCGCGTCACCGCCCCCGAGCTGCTGAAGATCGGTCCCTATCAGGGCGGCCACGGTTGCCTGACCATTCCCTTTGCGCGCGGGGTTTGCGGCGCGGCGGCGCGGACGCGGCAGATCCAGCGGGTCGCGGACGTGGATGCCTTTCCCGGCCATATCGCCTGCGCCAGCTCGACCCGCTCGGAACTGGTGATTCCGGTCGTCGGACCGGGCGACCGGTTGCTGGGCGTGCTGGACATCGACAGCGACCGCCCCGCCGCCTTCACCGACGAGGACGCGCACCGCCTGCAGGAGATCCTGGATGAATGCTTCGCCCGAGACTGA
- a CDS encoding NAD-dependent epimerase/dehydratase family protein, whose amino-acid sequence MRIALTGASGLVGRWIARAALQAGHRIDSLPGWRLGDIPDLGDCDALVHAAFQHLPGRYRGGEGDDPQGFTRANLDGSLLLFRAARDQGVGRVVFLSSRAVHDGHPAGMDLADDLIPAPTSLYGQVKAKAEAALAAMAAPDFRTASLRPTGVYGPGQPQKWAGLIGDFLRGITPEPRVATELHGADLGRAALLVLDDPGMAGSYNAGDLVLDRRDLLAEVARLAGCGTPLPAPADPAPLRKPLSVRLQALGWRPGGMALLRRDLPEIIAEIPT is encoded by the coding sequence ATGAGGATCGCGCTGACCGGCGCCTCGGGCCTGGTCGGACGCTGGATCGCCCGCGCGGCGCTGCAGGCCGGGCACCGGATCGACAGCCTGCCCGGCTGGCGCCTGGGCGACATTCCCGACCTCGGCGACTGCGATGCCTTGGTCCATGCCGCCTTCCAGCACCTGCCCGGCCGCTATCGCGGCGGCGAGGGCGACGACCCGCAGGGCTTTACCCGCGCCAATCTCGACGGTTCGCTGCTGCTGTTCCGCGCTGCCCGCGACCAGGGCGTGGGCCGGGTGGTGTTCCTGTCCTCGCGCGCCGTGCATGACGGCCACCCCGCCGGCATGGACCTGGCCGACGATCTTATTCCTGCCCCGACAAGCCTTTACGGCCAGGTCAAGGCCAAGGCCGAGGCGGCGCTGGCCGCCATGGCGGCGCCGGATTTCCGCACCGCCAGCCTGCGCCCGACCGGGGTCTATGGCCCGGGCCAGCCGCAGAAATGGGCCGGGCTGATCGGGGATTTCCTGCGCGGCATCACCCCCGAGCCCCGCGTCGCGACCGAGTTGCACGGCGCCGACCTGGGCCGGGCCGCGCTGCTGGTCCTGGACGATCCGGGGATGGCCGGCAGCTACAATGCCGGCGACCTGGTGCTGGACCGCCGCGACCTGCTGGCCGAGGTCGCGCGGCTGGCCGGCTGCGGCACGCCCCTGCCCGCGCCGGCCGATCCCGCGCCGCTGCGCAAGCCGCTGAGCGTGCGATTGCAGGCGTTGGGCTGGCGCCCCGGCGGCATGGCGCTGCTGCGCCGCGACCTGCCAGAAATCATCGCGGAAATACCAACCTAG
- a CDS encoding glycosyltransferase produces the protein MTEGLRFRDKARSDRAFVTLATNPDYATGAAALFRSLRRTGTTADLVLLYTELPPEAVEGLRALGVRAVQVDLLPTSPEFNALHARDRLHGAAPFTKGDKPPFHTPLDNFAKLRLWQLDYDRVVFIDADALVLQNIDRLFDYPEFSAAPNVYESLSDFHRLNSGVFTARPAPATFQAMLARLDRPGVFWRRTDQTFLETFFPNWHGLPVFDNMLQYVWINLPALWRWQDIRILHFQYEKPWQDHAKVAQLRPLIDLWQAHAGDGPVPDPRDLPPPPGLETGAA, from the coding sequence GTGACCGAAGGGCTGCGTTTCCGCGACAAGGCGCGGTCCGACCGCGCCTTCGTCACGCTGGCGACCAATCCCGACTATGCGACCGGGGCGGCGGCGCTGTTCCGCTCGCTGCGCCGCACCGGCACCACCGCCGACCTGGTGCTGCTTTACACCGAACTGCCGCCGGAGGCGGTGGAGGGGCTGCGGGCGCTGGGCGTGCGCGCGGTGCAGGTGGACCTGCTGCCGACATCGCCCGAATTCAACGCCCTGCACGCCCGCGACCGGCTGCACGGCGCCGCCCCCTTCACCAAGGGCGACAAGCCGCCGTTCCATACCCCGCTCGACAATTTCGCCAAGCTGCGGCTGTGGCAGCTGGACTACGACCGCGTGGTGTTCATCGACGCCGACGCCCTGGTGCTGCAAAATATCGACCGGCTGTTCGACTATCCGGAATTCTCGGCCGCGCCGAATGTCTATGAGTCGCTTTCGGATTTCCACCGCCTGAATTCCGGCGTCTTCACCGCCCGCCCCGCGCCGGCGACGTTCCAGGCCATGCTGGCGCGGCTGGACCGGCCGGGGGTGTTCTGGCGCCGCACCGATCAGACCTTCCTGGAAACCTTTTTCCCGAACTGGCACGGCCTGCCGGTCTTTGACAATATGCTTCAATATGTCTGGATCAACCTGCCCGCCCTTTGGCGCTGGCAGGACATCCGCATCCTGCATTTCCAATACGAAAAGCCGTGGCAGGATCACGCCAAGGTCGCGCAGCTGCGTCCGCTGATCGACCTGTGGCAGGCCCATGCCGGCGACGGTCCGGTGCCCGATCCGCGCGACCTGCCGCCGCCGCCCGGCCTTGAAACGGGTGCAGCATGA
- a CDS encoding NAD-dependent epimerase/dehydratase family protein, which yields MRIAVLGGDGFVGWPTALHLSNLGHEVHILDNLSRRWIDTELGVQSLTPMDSIQERCRIWHQQTGRRIHFHLLDLATEYERLKQWLAATRPDAVIHFAEQRAAPYSMKTDRHKVYTVNNNTNATHNLLAALVETGIDAHLVHLGTMGVYGYSSVGAPIPEGYLDVQIDTPDGPRQQQILYPTRPGSVYHMTKSLDQILFQFYAQNDGLRITDLHQGIVWGTHTDQTRRHEQLINRFDYDGDYGTVLNRFLIQAAIGYPLTVHGTGGQTRAFIHIQDSVRCIELALKDAPAAGDRVRIFNQMTETHRVRDLAELVARMTGAEVAYLPNPRKEAEENDLIVRNDQFLALGLRPITLAEGLLSEVVEVARKYAHRIDRSRVPAVSAWTKDIAKRVEHDPEHKRLRSVS from the coding sequence ATGCGCATTGCCGTTCTGGGCGGCGACGGGTTCGTCGGCTGGCCGACTGCCCTGCACCTGTCGAACCTGGGCCATGAGGTCCATATCCTGGACAACCTGTCGCGGCGCTGGATCGACACCGAGCTGGGCGTGCAATCGCTGACGCCGATGGATTCGATCCAGGAGCGGTGCCGGATCTGGCACCAGCAGACGGGACGGCGCATCCACTTCCACCTGCTGGACCTGGCCACGGAATACGAGCGGCTGAAGCAATGGCTGGCCGCGACCCGCCCCGATGCGGTGATCCATTTCGCCGAGCAGCGCGCCGCGCCCTATTCGATGAAGACCGACCGCCACAAGGTCTATACCGTCAACAACAACACCAACGCCACGCACAACCTGCTGGCGGCGCTGGTGGAAACCGGCATCGACGCGCATCTGGTCCACCTGGGCACCATGGGCGTCTATGGCTATTCCTCGGTCGGCGCGCCGATCCCCGAGGGCTATCTGGACGTGCAGATCGACACGCCCGACGGCCCGCGCCAGCAGCAGATCCTGTATCCGACCCGGCCCGGCTCGGTCTATCACATGACCAAGAGCCTGGATCAGATCCTGTTCCAGTTCTATGCCCAGAACGACGGGCTGCGCATCACCGATCTGCACCAGGGCATCGTCTGGGGCACCCATACCGACCAGACCCGGCGGCACGAACAGCTCATCAACCGCTTCGACTACGACGGCGACTACGGCACGGTGCTGAACCGCTTCCTGATCCAGGCCGCCATCGGCTATCCGCTGACCGTGCACGGCACCGGCGGCCAGACCCGCGCCTTCATCCACATCCAGGATTCGGTGCGCTGCATCGAACTGGCGCTGAAGGACGCGCCGGCGGCGGGCGACCGCGTCCGGATCTTCAACCAGATGACCGAGACCCACCGCGTCCGCGACCTGGCCGAGCTGGTCGCCCGCATGACCGGGGCCGAGGTCGCCTATCTGCCGAACCCCCGCAAGGAAGCCGAGGAGAACGACCTGATCGTCAGGAACGACCAGTTCCTGGCGCTGGGCCTGCGGCCGATCACCCTGGCCGAGGGCTTGCTGTCCGAAGTGGTTGAGGTGGCGCGGAAATACGCCCATCGCATCGACCGCTCGCGGGTGCCGGCGGTCTCGGCCTGGACCAAGGACATCGCCAAGCGCGTCGAGCACGACCCCGAACACAAGCGGCTGCGTTCCGTATCGTGA
- a CDS encoding RrF2 family transcriptional regulator, whose amino-acid sequence MISQKTKYAIKALMALADEVAAGGQALTIEEIAQRSGAPKRFLEHIMLELRNAGYVGSRRGRAGGYVLIKLPKEISIGELLRQVDGPIAPLPCLSRRSYQRCEDCEDEASCRLRRMFGQVFWSYLLLIESLTLDDLVAQGDLPEMGAV is encoded by the coding sequence ATGATCTCGCAGAAGACGAAATATGCCATCAAGGCCTTGATGGCGCTGGCCGACGAGGTGGCGGCAGGTGGCCAGGCACTGACGATCGAGGAGATCGCCCAGCGCTCGGGCGCGCCGAAACGGTTTCTGGAACATATCATGCTGGAGCTGCGCAACGCGGGCTATGTCGGCTCGCGCCGCGGTCGCGCCGGCGGCTATGTTCTGATCAAGCTCCCGAAGGAGATTTCCATCGGCGAGCTATTGCGCCAGGTGGACGGGCCGATCGCGCCGCTGCCCTGCCTGTCGCGCCGGTCCTACCAGCGCTGCGAGGATTGCGAGGACGAGGCCAGCTGCCGGCTGCGGCGCATGTTCGGCCAGGTGTTCTGGTCCTATCTGCTGCTGATCGAATCGCTGACGCTGGACGATCTAGTGGCCCAGGGCGACCTGCCCGAAATGGGCGCGGTCTGA